From the genome of Chanodichthys erythropterus isolate Z2021 chromosome 17, ASM2448905v1, whole genome shotgun sequence:
ttgtacaaattactcaatattgttgcgtggaaccacttgacacttattttttaagtaaatccaacaattcattttttttgagtgtatgacgtaatgaagcctcgtttactgaaatcacgtgactttggcaatctgaaccactgattcgaaacaaaagattcgtaacacttcatgaagcagtgttttgaaatcgctagatcttgttgaaaagttgttattttgtttttttggtgcacaaaaagtatcctcgtcgcttcataacattaaggttgaaccactgtagtcacatgaaatgttttaaatatatctttagtagctttcttggcatctgaaagtattaattatcttgctggcaatagaggtcACATTGAGcaatcagatttcatcaaaaatatcttaatttgtgttcgaagatgaacaaaggtcttaccaGTGTAgaacaaaatgagggtgagtaataaattacataattttcattttttgggtaaactaaccctttaatgctatttgagcataagaaacaacatttataagacagttgttatcagatttcattggtgattttaaatatgaaatttaatcataagCTTGGTTAAACAGCTTTGGAGGTTGGTGTTTCCCTGTTCAAAGaaataggagctgcacttgcatgacAGAgatgtttcaaagatggccaccaAATTAACTGACTTaccttaaaaggatagttcaccctaaaattaaaataaagccaTTTACTCACCCCGGTGATGTTCTAATGTCTAATGTGCTTCTTACTTTTATggaccacaaaaggagaaaaaaaaagtccccCGCTCGCACTCGtccatataatggcagtgaatagtgACCAGCATtaagctttttttaaaagatgcaaAAGTATCTCAGAATGATCCCATGCAACATGTGTTGTATATTCCAACTCTGCTAGCGCTGCAGTTTATACCGTCTCGGATaatctgggttggtagatgcacttgctcaaaataccccatagattttttgaaattattttttttaactgcctattatggaccacaaaaggagaaaaaaaagaaaagaaaaaaaaaagtccctcGCTCGCACTCGTCCTTATAATAGCAGTGAATAGTGACcagcattacattttttttaaaaagatgcaaAAGTATCTCAGAATGTTCCCATGTAACATGTGTTGTATATTCCAACTCTGCTAGCACTGCAATTTACACCGTCTCACCCAGAAAAAGCACACAAGTGTGAAATCAATATTAACAAAAGCATGACATGAAACACAACACCTAGAGATCCAAAAAAAAGTATCTGTGTACTTTCTTCACTGAGTTAAATATCTCCAGACTGGAACTCGGTTTGTCTGATGACAGTCAGAATGAGAGTTGACAAATGTGAACATGATAGATTCTTATGAAGAACACAATGGATATATTCACCTCAAAGAAGAAGGTACATAGATTGTATTTTGTGTCGTAGTTTTGTTAATCTTGATACttttccatctttttaaaaagcttgatgCTGGGCCCttattcactgccattacatgGACGagagcaattaaaaaaaatctccttTTGTGGTCCATAAAAGAAAGAAGGGCATATGGCATTAGAGCAACACCAGGCTgagtaatttattatataacTTTCATTTTAgagtgaactatccatttaaaggggacctattatgccccttttcacaagatgtaatactagtctctgatgtccccagaatgtgtctgtgaagtttcccctaaaaataccccacagataatttattatagcttgtcaaatttgcccccaTTTGGGTagaacaaaaacattgcatttttgtgagtgtccctttaaatgcaaatgagctgctgctcccaacctttccagaagagggcggcgctttaacagctcacgcttcggtaGCTAGACAataacaaaactggagaatctcacgcagccaaaatgacgattgtcagtaacggtgttcagccttacaagGTTACAGCCTTGTtcagagtcggacactgatggagagactcgggaagaagttacaacttttagaatgcaactggacgtttctgaatggttagtggataaatttatgtagctgctgtggagttgattcaactcatcgactagcatgtgccgtcatgttaatctgggttggtagatgcaccggaGACACGATTATAGCACTCAAATACGGAagaagtcagattttcatgttACGTCCTCTTTAAAGAGACAgtggtttaaaggtgccatcaaacatttttttacaagatgtaatataagtctaaggtgtcccctgaatgtgtctgaagtttcagctcaaaataccccatagattttttttaaattaatttttttaactgcctattttggggcataattagaaatgtgccgattcagggctgcggcccctttaattgctcgcactctccgccccctcccgagctctcgactctatcattgcataaacaaagttcacacagctaatataacactcaaaatggatctttacaaagtgttcgtcattcatgctgcttgcatacatcggattatgtgagtattgtatttatttgatgtttacatttgattctgaatgagtttgaggctatgctctgtggctaacggccaatgctacactgttggagagatttataaagaatgaagttgtgtttatgcattatacagactgcaagtgtttaaagatgccctagaacttaaaaaaaaaagatgtaatataagtctaaggtgtcccctgaatgtatctgtgaagtttcagctcaaataccccatagatttttttttaattcatttttttaactgcctattttggggcatcattataaatgagctgattcagggctactgccccgttaattctcgtgctccatgccCACGGACcttgcacagatccagacgttaatactggctgcccttgtctaatgccttgaacatgggctggcatatgcaaatattgggggcgtacatattaatgagttatgttgagattcgcctgttcttcggaggtcttttaaacaaatgagatttatataagaaggaggaaacaatggagtttgagactcactgtatgtactgaactcttgttatttaactatgccaaggtaaattaaatttttaattctagggcacctttaaaatcatCTTCAAAACCCATGCAATAACCCAAGAAAGATTCAACCTCAACCACTGTTGTGTTGATTTAAACAGAATACACAAAGCATGGAATCtatgaaaattttatttattaatttactttaCTGAATGCAGAAAGCAAAGAGAGGAAATGAGATTAGAAACACAGAAGTTACAAAGATAGTGTGTTACCTTGTATGTGATTCCCATGTCTTCAGAAGCAGTTCTGGTATTAACCTCTTCCATATTTTGCCTATAGAATATAAAGCACAACATGAAGTCAAGCAGAAAAAGCTGCTATATCTCTGTGTGGACTGACAATGACTTACTTTGAATCGTCACCTTTCTGGATTGATCTGCAAGCCCTCCTTCCAAAAAACACACTACCAATTAGTAACACAAACCCAGCCGCTGACACCAGGGCCAGCCACCAGAGAGGATGAGCCTGTGGATGAATCACACCTGGACTGTTTCTCCTGCTCTGTGCTGAAGAAAATAAAGAGGAGAATAACTGAGTTCGGAGCTTTTATACAAACTAATCCACTTAAAGAAtcctttaaatatgtaaattatgACAGGTGTTTACAACCATATGCTGTATCGCAGATCACAAAGATTTAAAACTTATAAAaaacgttacattttaaatttgctGCATTTGGTCTGGCATCTATTGAACACAAGTATgcggttggtaagattttttttatgtttttgaaaaagaaaggcatttatttgagtgcaataaaaaccatttaatattattacaatttaaaataactatttgtatttgaatatattttaaaatataatttattcctgtgatggcaaagctacaTATTCAGCAGTCattattccaaaaaaaaaaaaaaaaacagttgtgctgtttaatatttttgtggaaattatGTTGAATTTAagtcaggattctttgatgaatagaaagttcaaaagaacagcatttatttaaattaaaatagaattaTTTTATAACTTTATGCATTTCTtaactgccacttttgatcaatttaatgtgtccttgctgaatatatatatatatatattatatatatatttttttttttaaatcatactcACTCCAACCTTTTTAACAGTATGTTCATACACAGCATATTAGAGAAATAAGAAACTCTATGTTCGCTTTGacctgtttaattttttttttctgttacatGAACGTAATTGCTCCACAATGAGTGAACAATCATTCaattttgaaaaacaaacaaaggtCTGTTACCTGATTGGACAATAAGGTGTGTATAATTCTTGAAGAACCTGCCACTGAGACGCAATCTACACAAGTAAGTTCCATTGTTCTCACGGGTCACGGATGGGAGGTGTATATCAAAACTCCCCATTTTGACATCTCCGCGAAACATTACACCAGGAAATGTTGATACAGTTTTATTGCTGATGTAGTACAGGATTATTTCTGTCTGAGA
Proteins encoded in this window:
- the LOC137004836 gene encoding uncharacterized protein isoform X2 produces the protein MRYLVIVLIFTDVYLSCNFFQCPGHLDVMSLSVEWEFQNISQTEIILYYISNKTVSTFPGVMFRGDVKMGSFDIHLPSVTRENNGTYLCRLRLSGRFFKNYTHLIVQSAQSRRNSPGVIHPQAHPLWWLALVSAAGFVLLIGSVFFGRRACRSIQKGDDSKQNMEEVNTRTASEDMGITYKVGFSSMPVLADVSSPPNSPDNIYITMHSFPFTPDAPVTAGHNRRLPSDWQPENEEPVYAQCH
- the LOC137004836 gene encoding uncharacterized protein isoform X3; this encodes MCIALQCHCMLSDAVFGHSSYLHSVEWEFQNISQTEIILYYISNKTVSTFPGVMFRGDVKMGSFDIHLPSVTRENNGTYLCRLRLSGRFFKNYTHLIVQSAQSRRNSPGVIHPQAHPLWWLALVSAAGFVLLIGSVFFGRRACRSIQKGDDSKQNMEEVNTRTASEDMGITYKVGFSSMPVLADVSSPPNSPDNIYITMHSFPFTPDAPVTAGHNRRLPSDWQPENEEPVYAQCH
- the LOC137004836 gene encoding uncharacterized protein isoform X1 → MRYLVIVLIFTVYGTYGCVITSPDQKVNDGTDVYLSCNFFQCPGHLDVMSLSVEWEFQNISQTEIILYYISNKTVSTFPGVMFRGDVKMGSFDIHLPSVTRENNGTYLCRLRLSGRFFKNYTHLIVQSAQSRRNSPGVIHPQAHPLWWLALVSAAGFVLLIGSVFFGRRACRSIQKGDDSKQNMEEVNTRTASEDMGITYKVGFSSMPVLADVSSPPNSPDNIYITMHSFPFTPDAPVTAGHNRRLPSDWQPENEEPVYAQCH